The sequence TGCCCATGTATTATCCTCAAATCTAGATGTAAATGTAACACTTTGGAATTCATCCTCAGCATCAATAACAATAGTTCCTGCTAAAATTTCAACATCCATGTTGTCAAGATCAATTGTAATTTCAGTTGGAACAGTAATAACAGGTTCTTCATAAACCGGGTCTTTGCATGATGTTAGTCCAATAGTTAAACCTAAAAGAACTACAAGTAATAAATTAAATTTTTTCATAATTTTCATTTTTAATTAGTTAATATTTAAACGTGTTTCAATTTCAATAAATTTTGTGCAAATGTAGTTATTTTTTAAAAAAGTTATTCACAAAAAATTATAATTAACGTATTTCAATTCTATAAGGAATTCTTGCCTGAATGCCCGACATCTGTTGTATTTCACGCATAGTTTGATATAATGGGTATAATTCACCTAATTCCGCAGCAATTTTAGTTTCAGTATCACTATTACCGCTTAATATTTCCATCAACTGTTCATAAGATGATTTTTCCTTGGGGTAGTTTACAATTTTATAATTTTCTAATCCAGCTTTTTCTGCGGCAACTTCAATCGCACGAGTTAATCCGCCAAGCTCATCAACCAAACCGAGTTCAAGTGCATCGGTTCCTGTCCAAATCCTGCCTTGCGCAATAGCATCAACTGCTTCAACAGTCATATTTCTTCCTTTTGCAACATGACCGAGAAATGTTTTATATACATTATTAACATGCGTGTGATGAAAAGCTGCATCGCCGGCAGACATGGGATAAAGTACCGAAAGCGGCGTAGAATACTTATTCGTCTTAACAAAGTCGGTTGTAATACCAATTTTATTATTTAATAATTTATGCGCATCGGGGATCATACCGAAAACACCTATAGAGCCGGTTAATGTATTTTTATCACTTATTATATAATCTGCCATACAAGAAATATAATAACCTCCAGAAGCAGCGTAAGTACCGTAAGAAGCTATTACAGGTTTCACTGCCTTAGTTAAAATTATCTCATTAAGAATAATTTCCGAAGCCAATGCACTACCACCCGGACTATTAACTCTGAAAACTACGGCTTTAACATTTTTATCCAAGCGCGCATTTTTTATTTGTTTTGCTAAAGTTTCATCACCAATTTGAATATCACTCCCTTTACCGTCAATAATATCTCCTAAAGCATAAATAATCGCAATTCTATCTTTTGATAATTCTTTCTTAGATTCAGGAACTTTACTGTAAGTTTCCACTTTTATTTGTTCTACTTTTTTATCATTCTCAACTCCAAGCAAGCCGTTTATATAAGCATATGCATCATTAATCTGTCCGACTTGGTCTATAAAATTTAAATTCTTTGCATCATTAGCTGTTTTAATCATTAACTCATCGGCGTAATAATTTAAATCGGCAACACTGATATTTCTCGAACTGCTTATTGCGTCTATAACGGTACTCCATATTGATGTAATATAACGAGACAACTGCTCTCTATTAGCATCACTCATTTCATCCGTAATATACGGTTCAACAGCGCTTTTAAATTTATTTCCGTCAGGGCGAAATACATTTACATCAATCTCAAGTTTATCAAGCATTCTTTTGTAAAACATTGTTCCTGCGCTAATACCTCTAAAGTTTATTAAACCTTCCGGATTGATAATAATATGATCTGATACCGACGAAAGATAATACCCGTTTTGTGACATTCCTTTTGAATACGTTACCACAAACTTTCCAGACTTTTCCTTGAAATCGGATAACGCATTTCTTATTTCTTCTGCAAATGCATAACCACCTGAAACGCCTTGTGTATCAATAAAAATACCTTTAATATTATTATCGGTTTTTGCTCTGTTAATACAATCCAATACGGTATTTAATCCCTGTGATTGCTGAATCTCCATACTAAACATATCAAAAGAAGATAGTAAATCCGACGGAGCTTTGTCGTACATTTGTTTATCAAAATTCAAATATAAAACACTGTTCGGTTTTACAGTGGGCGTGCTTTTAGACATCGAAGAAA is a genomic window of Bacteroidales bacterium containing:
- the sppA gene encoding signal peptide peptidase SppA; amino-acid sequence: MKSFFKSVLATLTGLILFGILWFICLMIMVSSISSMSKSTPTVKPNSVLYLNFDKQMYDKAPSDLLSSFDMFSMEIQQSQGLNTVLDCINRAKTDNNIKGIFIDTQGVSGGYAFAEEIRNALSDFKEKSGKFVVTYSKGMSQNGYYLSSVSDHIIINPEGLINFRGISAGTMFYKRMLDKLEIDVNVFRPDGNKFKSAVEPYITDEMSDANREQLSRYITSIWSTVIDAISSSRNISVADLNYYADELMIKTANDAKNLNFIDQVGQINDAYAYINGLLGVENDKKVEQIKVETYSKVPESKKELSKDRIAIIYALGDIIDGKGSDIQIGDETLAKQIKNARLDKNVKAVVFRVNSPGGSALASEIILNEIILTKAVKPVIASYGTYAASGGYYISCMADYIISDKNTLTGSIGVFGMIPDAHKLLNNKIGITTDFVKTNKYSTPLSVLYPMSAGDAAFHHTHVNNVYKTFLGHVAKGRNMTVEAVDAIAQGRIWTGTDALELGLVDELGGLTRAIEVAAEKAGLENYKIVNYPKEKSSYEQLMEILSGNSDTETKIAAELGELYPLYQTMREIQQMSGIQARIPYRIEIR